One window of the Bos indicus isolate NIAB-ARS_2022 breed Sahiwal x Tharparkar chromosome 15, NIAB-ARS_B.indTharparkar_mat_pri_1.0, whole genome shotgun sequence genome contains the following:
- the OR52B6 gene encoding olfactory receptor 52B6, whose product MAQVRSLQKIMAFLSANNTAAVNNSDTRLAGCFLLGIPGLEDLHIWLSILFCTMYVAALAGNSILICVILSQPSLHEPMYIFLSMLASTDVLLSTSTMPKALANFWLSSNHISFDGCLTQMFFIHFLFVAESAVLLAMAFDRYVAICSPLRYATILTSTTIGKIVAATLARSFIIMFPSIFLLKRLHYCRVNIIAHTFCEHMGIARLSCSDISINVWYGLAAALLFTGLDIILIAVSYIDILRAVFHLSSQDAQSKALSTCGSHICVILLFYIPALFSIFAYKFWGRHIPRYVHILLANLYVVIPPMLNPIIYGVRTKQILEGAKQLFSYLIKESK is encoded by the coding sequence ATGGCACAGGTGAGATCTCTGCAGAAAATTATGGCCTTTTTGTCTGCTAACAACACAGCTGCTGTGAACAACTCTGATACTCGCCTGGCGGGCTGCTTCCTTCTTGGCATCCCTGGGCTGGAGGACCTACACATCTGGCTCTCAATCCTCTTCTGCACCATGTATGTAGCTGCCCTGGCAGGCAACAGCATTTTAATTTGTGTCATCCTCTCCCAGCCAAGCCTGCATGAGCCCATGTACATATTCCTGTCCATGTTGGCCAGTACTGATGTCTTACTCTCCACATCCACCATGCCCAAAGCCCTGGCCAACTTCTGGCTAAGTTCCAACCACATTTCCTTTGATGGCTGCCTAACCCAGATGTTCTTCATCCacttcctttttgtggctgagtctGCAGTCCTGCTGGCCATGGCCTTTGACCGTTATGTGGCCATCTGCTCCCCTTTGAGATATGCCACAATCCTCACCAGCACAACCATTGGGAAGATCGTGGCTGCCACACTGGCCCGCAGCTTCATCATCATGTTTCCATCTATCTTTCTCCTCAAGCGCCTGCACTACTGCCGGGTCAATATCATTGCGCACACATTTTGTGAGCACATGGGCATTGCCCGTCTGTCCTGTTCTGATATCTCCATCAATGTCTGGTATGGGTTGGCAGCTGCTCTGCTCTTCACTGGCCTGGACATCATCCTTATTGCTGTTTCCTACATTGACATCCTCCGAGCTGTCTTCCACCTCTCCTCTCAAGATGCCCAGTCCAAAGCCCTGAGCACTTGTGGCTCCCACATCTGCGTCATCTTACTCTTCTACATCCCTGCACTCTTTTCCATCTTTGCCTATAAGTTTTGGGGGAGACACATCCCACGCTATGTTCATATCCTCCTGGCCAATCTCTATGTGGTCATCCCACCTATGCTCAATCCCATTATTTATGGAGTGAGGACCAAGCAGATTTTGGAAGGGGCTAAACAGCTGTTTTCATATCTTATCAAAGAATCTAAATAA